AGCGCGAGGACGCGCACTGCACTGCAACATAATGCTCAAGCCATGCGTGAATCGCAAGTGATTGCTGGTTCGGCTTGAAGGAAGCAGAAGCGCCATGCGAATGGTGCATGGCATTTCTGCTGTTGGCCGGAGCTAGAGCGAGATGCTTTGCCCCGCGCCCCGCCGCCAGGCCTCGCGGTAGGCGAGGTCGGCCGCCACCATGTCTTCCATGGCGACGCCCATCGCCTTGTAGATCGTGATCTGCCGGTCCGACGTCCGTCCCGGTCGCCGCCCCAGCAGCATCGCGCCAAGGTCGGTGCCGACCTCGGGGTCGATATCGGCCAACTCGCAGCAACCCACCGGTGTCGGTGCGAAGGCCTCCCGCGCCTCGACGAAGAGGCTGCCGCGGGCAATCAGATCGACCGGCAGCTCGCCGCCGGGTGGCGCGACACCGACCGAGGACACATGCGTTCCCGGTTGAACCCAGTCTGCGGATATCGCCGGGACATAGGAGTGCGTCGCGAGGCAGACGACATCCGAAGAACGCACTGCGGCTTCGAGATCCGCAACGGCCGTGACGCGCGGGTGACGCGAAGCCAGCGCCTGCGCATCGACGAAGTTTTTCGAGAACACCCGGATCTCCGCGAAATCGCGAACGAGCGGCAGCAGGTTGAGGTGCTGGCTGGCCTGGACGCCGGCGCCCACCACGGTCGCGACCCTGGCATCGCGCCGGGCGAGCTCCCGCACTGAGAGGACGGCCGAGCCGGAGGTGCGGACCGCGGTGATGTAGGTGCCATCCATGATGCAGACGGGCATCCCCGTCTCCGGATCAAAGAGGTGGATCGTCGCGAGGTGGCTCGGGATGCCCCGGGCGATGTTGCCTTCGAAGACGTTGACCAGTTTGACGGTCAGATGCATGCCCGCCATCCAGGCCGGCATCGCCAGCGAATAGCCCGCATCCGGTATGTCGAGTTGTGGCCGCGCTGGAATGACGACGCGGCCGTCGGCGAGGGCCTTGAAGCCCTCCGCCAGCGCGTCGAGCAGCTTGCGCAGGTCGATACAGTCTCTGATCTCCGTTTCGCTCAGCGAAAGAAGCGCGATCTCGCCTTTTGCGTGATTGCTCGATGCAGGTCGTGTGCTGTCCATAATGCTGCTTGCCTCGGTTCCGTTTCGGCGTTCAGTGCCCTTCAACGGTATTGCGGCAATCTGGCGTGATGAAATATGCTGATTTCGCCAAATTTGCGCGACTATCACGCAATTTGCCATGGAGAAGTGCGAATCCAACATGAGTGATCTTGACCGCGTCGATCGGCTGCTGCTCG
This sequence is a window from Bosea vestrisii. Protein-coding genes within it:
- a CDS encoding ornithine cyclodeaminase family protein is translated as MLDSHFSMANCVIVAQIWRNQHISSRQIAAIPLKGTERRNGTEASSIMDSTRPASSNHAKGEIALLSLSETEIRDCIDLRKLLDALAEGFKALADGRVVIPARPQLDIPDAGYSLAMPAWMAGMHLTVKLVNVFEGNIARGIPSHLATIHLFDPETGMPVCIMDGTYITAVRTSGSAVLSVRELARRDARVATVVGAGVQASQHLNLLPLVRDFAEIRVFSKNFVDAQALASRHPRVTAVADLEAAVRSSDVVCLATHSYVPAISADWVQPGTHVSSVGVAPPGGELPVDLIARGSLFVEAREAFAPTPVGCCELADIDPEVGTDLGAMLLGRRPGRTSDRQITIYKAMGVAMEDMVAADLAYREAWRRGAGQSISL